The Guyparkeria halophila DNA window ACAGGTCGAACGCAGTCAGCTGGCCACCGCCCTCTCCCAGGGTGCGGCCGGCGCAGCGGCCGGCACCCAGACCGGCCCCAACCAGCCCACCTGGTTGCTGGAGATCCCGCTGCAACTCGCCAACGAGGCCCACACGCTGCGTCTGTCGATTCGGGAAGAAGATGACTCGGGCGAGGCGCAAAGCGGCGGGGGGCGCTGGCGCATCGATCTGGCGATGGAATGGCCGCAACTCGGCCCCCTGCATGCCGCGCTGGTCATGCAGGGCGAGCAAATCGACGTCGACCTCTTTGCCGATCAACCGGCGACGGTGACCGTGCTGGAAACCACGCGCCCGACCCTGGCCCGCGGGTTGGCCGATGCCGGCTTCACGCCCGGGCGGCTGGGGGCACACCCCGGCCCGCCGCCGGCGAGCGCACAGGCCCGGCTGGAGCCCGACACCGCAGCGGCCGCCGGGGATTCCGCCCCGCAGGGCTTTCTGAGCGAGCAGGCATGAGCGACCCGGAGCCGAGCGACACGCACCGCCGTCCCTCATCCGGCCCGCGGCGGGCGATTGCCCTGTCCTACGACGGCAGCGACGTGCCGCAGGTTGTGGCGACCGGGCAGGACGAGCTGGCGCGCCGCATCATCGAGATGGCCCGGGAATCCGGCGTACCGGCCGTCGAAGACCCGATGCTCGCCCGTGCGCTGGCCGAGATCGATCTGGGCGAGCACATTCCCGAGGCACTTTTCCGGGCCGTCGCCGAGGTATTGAGCTATGCGCTCTACGTCAACGACCGCCATGAGGAGGTGCTGCGCCGTGCCAGGGAACAGGGCGACAAGGACGACGGTTGACCTGCCCCGGGATGCGCCCAGTTGATGCGGCACCAGCGCGGAAAAGCGATCAGGCACGAAAAAGCCCGCCAGGTGAGGCGGGCTTTTTCAAGGCTATGGTGGGGTGACTGATGGGATTCGAACCCACGACCACCGGAATCACAATCCGGGGCTCTACCAACTGAGCTACAGTCACCATCGAAAGGCAGTTGCCGTTCGTGCAGGTGCGCTTATGGCGCGCCCGGCAGGACTCGAACCCGCAACCCTCGGCTTAGAAGGCCGATGCTCTATCCGGTTGAGCTACAGGCGCAAGTTTCGGCTAATTCACTGGTCGGAGTGGAGGGATTCGAACCCCCGACCACCTGGTCCCAAACCAGGTGCGCTACCAGACTGCGCTACACTCCGTTCGCCGTCATCGCGCAAACGCGCCTCGTCCGCCGGAGCGGTTCGACCCGTGCCGGTGACGAAGGTGCGCCATGATAGGGATCGACCGGGGCCAAGTCAATCGCCCCGGGGGGCAGCGGTCGACGCTCAATAGCGGCCCGCGCGAATCAGGCCGCCCAGCCCGCGATCGTCGAGCGCCTGGTTGAGCAAGGTGCGGATCTCGGCGGGGCGTTCGCAACGCATCGCCTGCTCGAGCAGCGCCTGGGCATCGGCATGCGAGAAACTGCGGATCACCCACTTGATGCGCGGCAATGAACCGGCGCTCATCGAGAGCGAGTGGATTCCCAGCCCCAGCAGCAGCACGGCCCCGAGCGGGTCACCGGACAGCTCACCGCAGACGGCCACTTCGCAGTCCTGCCGTGCCCCGGCGGCACAGATATCGCGGATCGCGGCGAGCACCGCCGGGTGCAGGGCATCGTACCGCGAGGCGACGCGCTCGTTGTTGCGATCGATCGCCAGCAGGTACTGGGTGAGATCGTTGGTGCCGATGGAGAGAAAATCGCAGCGTCGAGCCAGCGCGTCGGCCTGGTAGACCGCCGACGGCACCTCGATCATCACGCCGATCTTGGGCCGCCGGATTTCGCCGATCTCCTCGGACACCTCGTCGAACGCCTGCTCGATGTAGGCCAGCGACTGGTCGAGCTCCTCGACCGCCGAGATCATCGGCAACAGGATATGCAGGTTGTTCAGTCCCGCCGATGCCTTGAGCATCGCGCGGATCTGGGTGAGGAAGATCTCCGGGTGGTCCAGCACCAGCCGGATGCCCCGCCAGCCGAGGAACGGGTTGTCCTCGCGGATGGGGAAATACGACAGCGGCTTGTCGCCGCCGACGTCGAGCGTACGCAACACCACGGGCTTGCCGACGAAGGTCTCGAGCGCCTCGCGGTAGATGTGCGCCTGCTCTTCCTCGCCCGGGAACTGCTTGCGGATCTGGAACGGCACCTCGGTGCGGTACAGGCCGATGCCCTCGGCACCGACGGTCAGCGACGGCGCCATGTCCGAGAGCAGGCCGATATTGACGTGCATGGCGACGCGCACGCCATCGGAGGTCAACGCCGGCTCGTCGCGCAGGGCGGCCAGCTCTTCGGTCAGTTCGGCTTCCTCGCGGGCCAGCCGCTGCATCTCCTCGCGCAGCGAGCCGCGCGGGCGCACCACGACCAGGCCGCGATAGCCGTCGACCACCACCTCCTTGTTGCGCAGCCGGGAAATCGGCAGGTCGGAAACGCCCATTGCCGCCGGAACGCCCAGCGCCCGGGCGAGTATCGCCAGGTGCGAGGAGCCCGAGCCCGTCGACGAGACGATACCGACCAGGCGCTCGGTGGGCACCTCGGCCAGATGCGAGGCAGACAGGTCATTGCCGACCAGCACGATCTGATCGGGCCACTCGGTCGGCCCGGCGCTCTCGGCGTGCAGCTTGTGCAGCACGCGGTTGCCGAGATCACGGATGTCCTGGGCACGTTCGCGCAGATAGGCATCGCTCATCTGCTCGAACACGGCAGCGTGCTCGGCGATCGCATCGCGCAACGCGGCACCGGCCCACTGGCCCGCGCGGATATGCTGCTCGATCGCCTCGACCAGCGAACCTCCCGACAGCATGCGGATGTAGGCATCGAACAGCAGGTTCTCTTCCTCGCTACCGGATGCCCGCGCAAAATCGATCTTGAGCTGTTCGAATTCCTGTCGGACGGCCTCGATCGCGCTGTCGAGCACGCCCAGCTCGTGGTCGATGTCCTCGACCTCGCGATCCTCGACCATCTCCAGCGACTGGCCGTCGGCCACCACCACCGCCGTGCCGAACACCACGCCGGGCGAGCCCGGCAGCCCGCGCGCCGAGAACGCGGAGTCAAAGCCGCCGGGCTCGTTGCCGGTGCGCATCAACTCGCCGCTGGCGCGGGCGTGACGAATGGCGGAGGCCAGCTGGGTGGCCAGGGTGACGACGAAGGATTCCTGGTCGTCGGAAAACCGGCGCCGCTCCCGGGCCTGCACGACGAGCACGCCCAGCACATCGCCCCGGTGAATGATCGGCACGCCCAGAAAGCCGTGATAGGGCTCCTCGCCGATATCGGTAACGAACTTGAAGGCCGGATGGAGCGAGGCATCCTCGAGGTTGATCACCTCGGCCCGACGCGCGACCAGCCCGACCAGCCCCTCGTCGAGGGCGAGCGAGACCTGCCCCACCATCGCCTTGTTCAACCCCTCGGTGGCCTGCAGCACCAGGCTGGGCTCGACCGCCTCGGCCTCGTCGCCACCCAGCACGTAGACCGAGCAGACCGACACGTCGAGCGCCGACTGCACCCGTCGGGCGATCAGGTCGAGCGCCGCCCGCAGGTCGGCGGACTTGGACACCTCGGTAACGATCTGGCGCAGCTCATCGAGCATCACGATTCCCCGCCGTGGCCAGATCGGCCGATGAGTCCCGTCCGCCACGCCGCTCGAGTTGCTCGGGCAGGCAGTCGTCCGGGCATTCGGCGGGCACGCCTTCGATGAAGGGCGCGAGCTGATGCAGCGCCTGAAAATAGACGGTGCGCTTGAAGTAGATCACTTCGGGCAGGATCGACCAGAACGGGCGCCACTCCCAGCCATCGAATTCCGGCTTGTGGGTGGCGTTGAGATCGAAGGCGCTCTCGTCGGTGCGCAGGCGCAGGAGAAACCACTTCTGCTTCTGACCGATGCAGACAGGCTGGACGTGACGACGCACCATGTTGCGCGGCAGCCGGTAGCGCAGCCAGCCACGCGTCCAGGCCATGACCGAGACATGCTCGGGCAAGAGCCCTACCTCCTCGTGGAGCTCACGGTACATCGCCTCCAGCGGCCGCTCCTCGACATCGATGCCGCCCTGGGGAAACTGCCAGGAACGATGGCCGACCCGCTTGCCCCAGAAGACCTCGCCTCGCTGGTTGCACACGATGATGCCGACATTGGGTCGAAAGCCGCTACGGTCAATCACGATTCCACTCTTGCAAAAGTCAGTCGCCTGAAATGGCGGGACGTCGCGCCCCGCAGGGGTAAGCCACCGTGCCGAAAGCAGGCCGTCGATGGTCACCCAAGTGTCATTGATTCTTTCACAAAACCCCGGGGCGATAAACCGACGCCGCCAGCCGACTCACGATCCGCCGCTGCAGGCGCCCTTCCCTCCGGCCTCCTCGCCCGATTCGACCATCGATGCGACCGCCCGACGTCGGGCCGATTGCCGATCAACAAGGCGCACCCCGGCGGATCGGACAAGCGGCAACGCCCATTCTGACGCGCTGCTCGGCACCGACGACGACCGGCCAGGCCAGACTGGCATTCCCCGGGCCACGATCCGGTCATGTTGGGGTATCATGCGCGCCCGTCGACCCGGCCCCGGTCGGGATCCAACGCGATCATGACGGCAGGCGCTTCGTGCCCTGTCGGCAGGAGGCCTTTCGTGAAACTCGCCATCTTCGACCTCGACAACACCCTGCTCGCCGGTGACTCCGATCACGCCTGGGGCGCCTTCATGACCGAACACGGCATTGTCGACGCCGACGATTACGCCCGTCACAACGACGAGTTCCTGCGCCATTACCAGCAGGGCACGCTCGATATCGACGCCTACCTGCGCTTCGCGCTCGCCCCCCTGGCCGAGCACCCGGCCGAGGACCTGGAGACGTGGCGGTCCGCGTTCATCGAAAAGGCCATCCGGCCGATGATCACGCCGGCCGCCCGCGAGCTGGTCGAATCCCACCGGCACCGGGGCCACACCCTGATGCTGATCACGGCGACGAACGCCTTCGTCACCGGCCCGATCGCCGAGCTACTGGAGATCCCGCACCTGCTGGCGACCGAGCCCGAGCGACGTAACGGTCGCTACACCGGTCGTTACACCGGCACGCCGACCTTCCAGCATGGCAAGATCCTGGCACTGGAGGAATGGCTGGAGACGCAGCAGGTGCGCCCGGAAGAGACCTGGTTCTACTCCGATTCGCGCAACGACCTGCCGCTGCTCGAGCAGGTCGATCACCCGGTCGCGGTCGACCCGGACCCCGTCCTGCGACGCGAGGCCGAGGCGCGTGGCTGGGACATCCTGATGCTGAACGCCGTTGAGGAAACGGCGGAATAGGCGAAGTCGGCGGGGCACGCCAGCGGCGAGCCCCACCGGCATTAAGCCGTCGGCAGGGTGACGCCGCGCTGTCCCTGATACTTGCCGCCACGATCCCGGTAGGAGGTCTCGCAGACCTCGTCGGACTCGAGGAACAGCATCTGCGCCACGCCCTCGTTGGCGTAGATCTTCGCCGGGATGGGCGTGGTGTTGGAGAACTCGAGCGTCACGTGGCCCTCCCACTCCGGCTCGAGCGGGGTGACATTGACGATGATGCCGCAGCGGGCATAGGTCGACTTGCCCAGGCAGATGGTCAGCACGTTGCGCGGGATACGGAAGTACTCGACCGTGTGTGCCAAGGCAAACGAGTTTGGCGGGATGATGCAGACGTCGGAATGCACGTCGACGAAGCTGCGCTCGTCGAAGGCCTTCGGGTCGACGATGGTGGTGTTGATGTTGGTGAACACCTTGAAATGGGTCGAGCAGCGCACGTCGTAGCCGTAGCTCGAGGTGCCGTAGGACACCATGGGCACATCGTTGCCCTCGCTGTCCCGGCTGCTACGAACCTGTCCCGGCTCGAACGGCTCGATCATGCCGTGCTCCTCGGCCATTCGGCGGATCCAGCGATCGGACTTGATACTCATTCGGTCATCCCATGGAAAAGGCGGCGCCATCGGGCGATCCCGCGGCAAAGCGCGTATGCTTGCGACAAAACAGCGGGTTGTCAACCGGGCCCGCCCGGCACGCGGCCGCGCAACTTTTGCGGCTTGCGCCGGTCTGCTTAAGGAACGTCCTTAGGCAACCTCTCGACATGCCGTTTCACTCTGAACAAGGGATTTTTCGAAACATGCAAGGCACTCTCTCCAACACCCCACGTTTCGTAGCGTCTGCCACGGGTTCACGGCTCGCCGCCGTGCTCGGGGCATTCGCCCTTGCCCTGCTCCTGGGTGGCTGCGCCACCAACCCGTCAACCAACCAGACCAGCGGCGATTCGAACCAGGCCGCGCAGGATGATGGCTACGACAAGTACGAAACGACTCAGGAGGCGGTCAACTTCCTGGGTGGCTCAGCCGAGGGCATTGCCCGGATGATCGACCGCGCCTTCGCCGACTACGGCCGGCCCAACGCCATTATCAAGGGCGAGGAAGGCGGCGGCGCGCTCGTTGTCGGTCTGCGCTACGGCATGGGCGAGTTCATGGCCAAGTCCGGTGAGAAGCAGACCGTCTATTGGCAGGGGCCGTCGGTCGGCTGGGACTTCGGCGGCGATGCGGGGCGTGTGTTCATGCTGGTCTACAACCTGCCCCGCCCGGATCTGATCTTCCAGCGCTTCGCGGGCGTCAATGGCTCGGCGTTCGTCGTTGGCGGCGTGGGCATGCAGTACCTGCGCAGCCAGTCGATCGTGGTCGCGCCGATCCGTGTCGGGGTCGGTCTGCGGCTGGGGGCCGGCGTGGGTTACACGCAGTTCACGCAGGACAAGTCCTACAATCCGTTCTGATAATCCGTTCTGAATTCCAGGACCGATCGCCCGTTTCGACGCCGGCCCCGCAAGGCCGGCGTTTTTCGTGCCGAGTAGCGCTCGATCTTGCACTGCGCCCCGGGTTTGGCTATAAGCTGCGTGTTTGCCCCAATTGTCACCGCTTATTTCAACCCTGCTGCAAGGAGACATTCCATGAAGGCACAGACCCGACTCATTCCCTCACTGCTCGCCGCCACCGCGCTGAGCGTCGCCGCAATGCCGGCCCACGCCGAGGCCGCGACCGACGCGGCGGTCCAGGCGCAGCTGCAGGATTACAAAGCGACCATGCAGGCCTTCGGCAAGACGCTCAAGGGTGAGCTGCAGGCGGCCATGAAGGAAGGTGGACCGATGGCCGCCGTGCAAGTGTGCAACGAGCGCGCCCCGGAAATCGCCGCCGACTTGAGCGAAGAGAGTGGCTACACCCTGCGCCGCACCAGCCTCAAGCCGCGCGCGACCGAGCCCACCGACTGGGAGCGGGCGGTCATGCAGGAATTCGAGGCCCGCAAGGCCAATGGCACACCGGTCGGCGAAATTGCCTGGCACGAGGTGACGAAAGTCGACGGCGAGAAACAGTTGCGTTTCATGAAGGCCATCGCTACCGAGGGCGTCTGCCTGACCTGCCACGGGCAGGATGTCGACCCGAAACTCAAGGCCGAGATCGATCGCCTGTACCCCGACGACCAGGCGACCGGCTTCGCGGAAGGCGACATCCGCGGCGCCGTTTCGATCAGCGCCGCGCTCAAGGACTGATATCCAGTCCAGACAAGTCGCAACGGGTTCCAAAATAAGAAACGCCCCGACGTGGGAGACCACGTCGGGGCGTTTTTGTGGCGGGCGACCAATCGGCCGCGGCAGTCAGTCCTCCGGCGTCTCGACGTCGTCCTGGGCAGGCACCTTGCCGCCCGGCCCATCGGGCTTCTTGCCCCGGCGCGAGCGCTGATCGGACTCGGTCTCGTAATCCTGCTCCACCGACTCGTCCTTGAGCAGGTGCAGGTTGGCCGGCGGGGCGGTGCCGTCCTTGTCCACGCCGAAGTACATCGTGGTGTGCGGGAACGGGATCTCGATGCCCGCCTTGTCGAAGTACATCTTCACCAGGCGGTTGTAGGCCCGGCCGACCGACCACTGATCGCCGGGCGTGGTCTTGATCATCACCCGGATGTTGACCGAACTGTCGGCCAGCGCGGTCACCCCGGGGATCTCGACCGGCTCGAGAATGTGGTCCTTGAACTTCGGATCGGCCGCCAGCTCATCAAAGGCCGCTTTGAGCTGGGCAATCGCATCGTCGATGTTCTCGCGATAGGCAATGCCGTACTCGCCCTTGTGGAAGGCGTACTCGCGCATGTAATTGGAGACGATGTCCACCGACGAGAACGGGATGACGTGCACGGTCCCCGACAGATCGCGGATCGAGACCGAGCGGATCGACAACCGCTCGGCGGTGCCGGTCACCCCGGCCACCGTGATCACGTCGCCGGTATTGATGGCGTTCTCGATCTGGATGAACACGCCGGTGATGACGTCCTGGACCATCTTCTGCGCGCCGAAACCGATCGCCAGGCCCAGCACCCCGGCGCCGGCGAGCAGGGGCCCGATGTTCACGCCGAGCTCCGAGAGGATGATCATCGCGGTGATGATGATCAGGGCAATCGCGATGGCGTTGCGGAACAGGTGCAGCAGCGTCTCCATGCGCGCCGAGGGCATGCCGTTGTCACTGTTGAGCTTCGCCTCGATCAGGCCGGTGGCGAGCAGCCAGACGATCAGGGCGATGATCAGCACGATCGATATATCGATTAACGCCGCGAGCAACCATCGACCGCCATCACTGGCAAGCCAGGCAAACATGTCGACCAGATGCCAGACCGACAGCACGCCGAACAGCGCGACGATGCCAATCACGATCCGCACGATTCGCAGGATCAGGGGCACGTAGGTATTCAGGCGCAACTGCAGGGTGGGCATGCGCTGGAGCAGGCTCTCGGGCACCGGCACCCCCCGCCCGATCCACTGGGTCAGCATGGCCGCGACGAAGATCGCCGCGCCGACGATGACGACGGTATTGAAGGTCGCCATGGCGACGAATGGCAGGGACTCGCCCGGCCGGGTGATGGCCACGACGAACACGCCGGTCGCGTAGATCATCGCCAGCCAGTGCCAGCTCGCACCCAGCAGACGGAAGGCCCAGGAGGCGACTGGCTGGCGACTACGCTCCCCTCGCGCGACCAGCGCGCCACGCACCGTGCCTCGCGCCTTCCACAACCGGCTCCAGGTATAGACCAAGGCCACCAGGGCGACCCCCCAGCTCACGGCGTTGGCCAGATCACCTCGATCGGCCCGCTCGATCGCCGGCACCAGCATGATCCCGGCATAGCCGGAAAACCAGATCACACGCGAAAGCCAGCCGGACCAGAAGTGCGAATCCGTCTTTGACAGCTGGAACAAACGCAGGCCGGGTGACGCTGGCGCGAACGCCGTGTTCACCAGCAACCGGGCGACCTCGACCACGATGAAGGCCTGCAACGCGAGCCCGAGCACGGCGCCGGTCGTTTCGTCGCCATCGGCAAGCCACCAGACGCTGGCCTGGGCCGCCACGTAGGCCACGGCCAACACCACCACCCCCAACGCGAGGCTGGCGAGCACCGCCACCCCGGTGCGAAGGAGCCGATGACGCGTGGTCGCCGATTGCGCGTAGGCATCCAGACGTCGCCAGATACCGCCAAGCAGGCGCCGCCCAATCACCAGCACGAGGTAGGCGATGGCAAGCGCCGCGATCACCCGCCAGGCGATCTGCCCGACCGACGCCCAGTCCACGTCCAGCCCGCCCTGCGCCAGTCGCGAGAGGGAGCCCGCCATGTCGGCCACGGTACCCGAGACCACACCCACCAGACCCGAGGCGATGCCATCAGCGACCCCCGACGCATCGGCGGCCTGCTCGGACGAATCGCCCGACGAATCGCCACTGCCGGAAGACAACCGCTCGAGTTCCGCGATCAGCTCGTCGCGCTTGGCCGGATCCTTGAGCAATTCGAGCAGACCCGCATAGCGGCCCTCGCCACCGGCCTCGGAACCTGCCTCGGCATCGGCCGCCTGCCCGGCCGCGGATTCACCCTGGCTACCCGCCTCTTGGGCGACTGCGGGACCAGCGGCCATCAACAGCACCGACAGCAGGATTCCCGGCCACCAACGCCAGCGAGGCAACAGCGAGGTGGGCGAATCGGCAGGAACAGATGAAATCAAGTGCTTCTCCGGCATGGGGCGGTAACGGCTGCAAGCCTAGCAAAGGAAAACGCGGATGAACGCGCGGGAGGATATTCCAGGCCCAATCGGGGGAGCGGGCGAATCAGTTCGCCCCGCCCTCGTGGAACCATTCGTGGATGCGGGTGGCAAGCGTCGGCGAGACCCCGGGCACCTTGGCCAGTTCGGCGATGCTCGCCCCCTTGAGTCCACGGATGCCGCCGAAGTGCTTCAAGAGCGCCTGACGGCGCTTGCCACCGACTCCGGGAATGCGCTCTAGGTCCGACTGCGTGCGCGCCTTCTGCCGCCGGGCCCGGTGGCCGGTGATCGCGAAACGGTGTGCCTCGTCGCGCACCTGCTGTATCAGGTGCAGCGCCGGGTCGTGCGGACTGAGATGGTCCTCGACATACAGTCCCGGCGAGCCGACCAGCGGCTGGATCAGGCTTTCCTCGCCGGGTCGCCGCTCCGGCCCCTTGGCCACACCGATCACGCGGACGCGGCCGGCCAGATCGCGCTCGGCAAGCACGTCGATCGCCTGGGCGAGTTGCCCTTTGCCGCCATCGATCAGCAACACGTCCGGCAGCACGCCCGATTCGCGCACCGCGCGATCGAAACGCCTTGTGAGGGCCTGGTGCATGGCGGCGTAGTCATCCCCGGGGGCGACACCCTCGATGTGATAGCGACGGTACTGGTCCTTGCGCGGCCCCTCCGGCCCGAATACCACGCACGATGCCACCGTCAGCTCGCCCTGGGTATGGGAGATGTCGAAGCACTCGATCCGCTCGATTCGCTCCATGGCAAGCCACTCACCCAGGGCCTCGAACCGGCGCGTCAGGCCGCGACGGCTGACCAACCGCTCGGCCAGGGCAATGCGCGCGTTCTCGCGAGTGTCTTCCAGCCAGGCACGGGCCTTGCCCCGTTGCGGCACCAGCAACTCGACACGATGCCCGGCCTGCTCGGCAAATACCCCGGCGAGCCATTCGGCGTCCTCCGGCAGGTGATCGCAGAGGATGCGCCGCGGCAGGTCGCGGTCACTGTAATAGAGCCCCAGAAAGCCGCTGATCACCTCGGCCGGGTCGGCGTCGGTCGGCACGTCCGGGAAGAAATGCCGGGTGCCCAGGTGCCGGCCATCGCGGATGGTGGCCACGCCCACGGCGGTGGCGCCCTGCTCGCTGATCTGCGCGATCACGTCCGCATCCCCCGACATGCCGGTGATGCCCTGTTGCTGGCTCACCGCCCGCAGCATGCCGATCTGGTCGCGCAGGGAGGCGGCGGCCTCGAAATCCAGCGCCTCGGCAGCGCGCTCCATGCGGGCCACCAGGTCATCGGTCAGCTTCTGACTGCGCCCCGACAGGAACGCCATGGTGTCCTCCACGTCCTGGCGGTACTCCGCCTCGTCGACGTAGTCCACGCAAGGGGCCTTGCAGCGCTCGATCTGGTACTGCAGACAGGGGCGCGAGCGGTTCTTGAACACGCTGTCCTCGCACTGGCGCACCTTGAACACCTTCTCGAGCAGGTTGAGCGTTTCGCGCACCGCGCCGGCCGAGGGATACGGGCCGAAGTAACGCCCCGGGCGCTTGCGCGAGCCGCGGTGGTAGGCCAGCCGCGGGAAGCGATCGTTGGTGGAGACGTAGATCCAGGGGTAGCTCTTGTCGTCGCGCAGGAGGACGTTGTAGCGCGGTCGATGGGCCTTGATCAGGTTGCTCTCCAGGAGCAGCGCCTCGGCCTCGGTCTGGGTGGTGGTGATCTCGACGTCCGCCACCTGCTCGACCAGCCGGCGGGTCTTGATCGCCTTGGGCGTGCCGCGGAAATAGCTCGAAAGGCGATTCTTGAGGTTGCGCGCCTTGCCGACGTACAGGATATCGCCGTCGGCATTGAGGAAGCGGTAGACGCCGGGGCGCTCGGTCACGGAGGCCAGGAAGGCCTTGGCATCAAACCGGTCGGTCATGGGCGCGGGGAAGGATCAGGCCGAGAGAACGGTACGGCCAGCCTTGACGGCGAGTCGCAGCAGGTCAATGTCGGTGCTGACCCCGAGCTTTTCGTGGATGCGGGCGCGGTAGGTGCTGATCGTCTTGGGACTGACACACAACGCCTCGGCGATCAGGGTATTGTTCTTGCCGTCGAGGATCATGCGCAGCACCTGCTGCTCGCGCCCGGACAGCACCTCGAACGGGTCTTCCTCGGGGCGCCCGTTCTGCAAGGCGATCTCCTGCGCGATGCGGCTGGAGACGTAGCGCTTGCCCTCGGCGGCCTTGCGGATGGCGCTGATCAACTCGTCCGGATCGGCATCCTTGGTGACGTAGGCGTGCACGCCGCAGTCGAGCACCTGGCGCGCCAGCGTGATGTCGGCCTCGGCGGTCAGGGCGACCAGGCCGAGGCGCGGATGGGCCTGGTGAGCGCGCTTGAGACACTCGTAACCGCCCATGCCGGGCATGTGGATGTCGCAGAGAATCGCGTCGATCGATTCCGAGCGCAACTTGTCGAGCGCGCTCTCGCCACTGTCGGCCTCGGCGACCACCTCGATGTCGCGTACCCCGCCGATCAGGTGACTGATCGCGGCGCGCACCATCGTGTGATCATCAACAATCATGACCCGAATCATCGGCAACCCTTCGTCTTGGTGCGGAC harbors:
- the ptsP gene encoding phosphoenolpyruvate--protein phosphotransferase translates to MLDELRQIVTEVSKSADLRAALDLIARRVQSALDVSVCSVYVLGGDEAEAVEPSLVLQATEGLNKAMVGQVSLALDEGLVGLVARRAEVINLEDASLHPAFKFVTDIGEEPYHGFLGVPIIHRGDVLGVLVVQARERRRFSDDQESFVVTLATQLASAIRHARASGELMRTGNEPGGFDSAFSARGLPGSPGVVFGTAVVVADGQSLEMVEDREVEDIDHELGVLDSAIEAVRQEFEQLKIDFARASGSEEENLLFDAYIRMLSGGSLVEAIEQHIRAGQWAGAALRDAIAEHAAVFEQMSDAYLRERAQDIRDLGNRVLHKLHAESAGPTEWPDQIVLVGNDLSASHLAEVPTERLVGIVSSTGSGSSHLAILARALGVPAAMGVSDLPISRLRNKEVVVDGYRGLVVVRPRGSLREEMQRLAREEAELTEELAALRDEPALTSDGVRVAMHVNIGLLSDMAPSLTVGAEGIGLYRTEVPFQIRKQFPGEEEQAHIYREALETFVGKPVVLRTLDVGGDKPLSYFPIREDNPFLGWRGIRLVLDHPEIFLTQIRAMLKASAGLNNLHILLPMISAVEELDQSLAYIEQAFDEVSEEIGEIRRPKIGVMIEVPSAVYQADALARRCDFLSIGTNDLTQYLLAIDRNNERVASRYDALHPAVLAAIRDICAAGARQDCEVAVCGELSGDPLGAVLLLGLGIHSLSMSAGSLPRIKWVIRSFSHADAQALLEQAMRCERPAEIRTLLNQALDDRGLGGLIRAGRY
- a CDS encoding DUF1134 domain-containing protein — encoded protein: MQGTLSNTPRFVASATGSRLAAVLGAFALALLLGGCATNPSTNQTSGDSNQAAQDDGYDKYETTQEAVNFLGGSAEGIARMIDRAFADYGRPNAIIKGEEGGGALVVGLRYGMGEFMAKSGEKQTVYWQGPSVGWDFGGDAGRVFMLVYNLPRPDLIFQRFAGVNGSAFVVGGVGMQYLRSQSIVVAPIRVGVGLRLGAGVGYTQFTQDKSYNPF
- a CDS encoding Tll0287-like domain-containing protein → MKAQTRLIPSLLAATALSVAAMPAHAEAATDAAVQAQLQDYKATMQAFGKTLKGELQAAMKEGGPMAAVQVCNERAPEIAADLSEESGYTLRRTSLKPRATEPTDWERAVMQEFEARKANGTPVGEIAWHEVTKVDGEKQLRFMKAIATEGVCLTCHGQDVDPKLKAEIDRLYPDDQATGFAEGDIRGAVSISAALKD
- the dcd gene encoding dCTP deaminase, producing MSIKSDRWIRRMAEEHGMIEPFEPGQVRSSRDSEGNDVPMVSYGTSSYGYDVRCSTHFKVFTNINTTIVDPKAFDERSFVDVHSDVCIIPPNSFALAHTVEYFRIPRNVLTICLGKSTYARCGIIVNVTPLEPEWEGHVTLEFSNTTPIPAKIYANEGVAQMLFLESDEVCETSYRDRGGKYQGQRGVTLPTA
- a CDS encoding histidinol-phosphatase, which produces MKLAIFDLDNTLLAGDSDHAWGAFMTEHGIVDADDYARHNDEFLRHYQQGTLDIDAYLRFALAPLAEHPAEDLETWRSAFIEKAIRPMITPAARELVESHRHRGHTLMLITATNAFVTGPIAELLEIPHLLATEPERRNGRYTGRYTGTPTFQHGKILALEEWLETQQVRPEETWFYSDSRNDLPLLEQVDHPVAVDPDPVLRREAEARGWDILMLNAVEETAE
- a CDS encoding mechanosensitive ion channel domain-containing protein: MISSVPADSPTSLLPRWRWWPGILLSVLLMAAGPAVAQEAGSQGESAAGQAADAEAGSEAGGEGRYAGLLELLKDPAKRDELIAELERLSSGSGDSSGDSSEQAADASGVADGIASGLVGVVSGTVADMAGSLSRLAQGGLDVDWASVGQIAWRVIAALAIAYLVLVIGRRLLGGIWRRLDAYAQSATTRHRLLRTGVAVLASLALGVVVLAVAYVAAQASVWWLADGDETTGAVLGLALQAFIVVEVARLLVNTAFAPASPGLRLFQLSKTDSHFWSGWLSRVIWFSGYAGIMLVPAIERADRGDLANAVSWGVALVALVYTWSRLWKARGTVRGALVARGERSRQPVASWAFRLLGASWHWLAMIYATGVFVVAITRPGESLPFVAMATFNTVVIVGAAIFVAAMLTQWIGRGVPVPESLLQRMPTLQLRLNTYVPLILRIVRIVIGIVALFGVLSVWHLVDMFAWLASDGGRWLLAALIDISIVLIIALIVWLLATGLIEAKLNSDNGMPSARMETLLHLFRNAIAIALIIITAMIILSELGVNIGPLLAGAGVLGLAIGFGAQKMVQDVITGVFIQIENAINTGDVITVAGVTGTAERLSIRSVSIRDLSGTVHVIPFSSVDIVSNYMREYAFHKGEYGIAYRENIDDAIAQLKAAFDELAADPKFKDHILEPVEIPGVTALADSSVNIRVMIKTTPGDQWSVGRAYNRLVKMYFDKAGIEIPFPHTTMYFGVDKDGTAPPANLHLLKDESVEQDYETESDQRSRRGKKPDGPGGKVPAQDDVETPED
- a CDS encoding EscU/YscU/HrcU family type III secretion system export apparatus switch protein; the encoded protein is MSDPEPSDTHRRPSSGPRRAIALSYDGSDVPQVVATGQDELARRIIEMARESGVPAVEDPMLARALAEIDLGEHIPEALFRAVAEVLSYALYVNDRHEEVLRRAREQGDKDDG
- a CDS encoding RNA pyrophosphohydrolase; this translates as MIDRSGFRPNVGIIVCNQRGEVFWGKRVGHRSWQFPQGGIDVEERPLEAMYRELHEEVGLLPEHVSVMAWTRGWLRYRLPRNMVRRHVQPVCIGQKQKWFLLRLRTDESAFDLNATHKPEFDGWEWRPFWSILPEVIYFKRTVYFQALHQLAPFIEGVPAECPDDCLPEQLERRGGRDSSADLATAGNRDAR